The Salvelinus alpinus chromosome 3, SLU_Salpinus.1, whole genome shotgun sequence genome segment tctacctcccctctccctccgacGCTCCCGGAGACGGTTGTCAATGCGGATAGTGAGAAAAATGAGTTCATCAAGTCCAGCAGGCTCCTCTCTGGACACCAACTCGTCTTTGAGGGTCTCAGTGAGTGCGTTCCGGAATGCTCCCTGAAGGGCCTCGTCATTCCAGCTGCTCTCTGCAGCGAGGGTGCGGAACTCACAtgccatttcagccacactctGGGAGCCTTGACGAAGGAACAGAAGTCGTTTAGCGGCATCCTTTCCACAGACCGGGTGGTCGAAGACCTTCCTCATCTCATCTGTGAATCCACCTTAGGATAAGCAGATAGGTGACTGTCTCTCCCACACTGCAGTGGCCCAGGAAAGAGCTGCTCCACGAAGGCAGCCAATCAAAAAATACATCTTGGCTCGTTCACTAGCATAAGAGTAGTGCTGTTGCTCAAATACTAGTGAACATTGCACAAGAAAGGCTCTGCAAGCGCCAAGATTACCATCATAGCGCTCAGGAGTCAGAACAAAAGGCTCTCGGGGCGGAGAAGAGGGACTTGAGACTGGTTGTGAACTCTGGGCGGAGGTTCGGACCTGTAGGTCAGACAGGCTCCGTGAAAACTCCTTGATGTTCTCCAGCAGGGCTTTCAGGGCTTGGTCATGTTGCTCAAATAGGGCGCCTTGACCAACAAGACTTTGGTGAAGAGTAGTGGAGTCTGCTGGGTTCATCTCTCGGCCAGATCGTACTGTTAAGCGTAGCGagacaggggaacccaagagcagactcagatgaggaaacagggatgaatgaaccaaaatATTTATTGTTACACTGGGAGATGGAGTGCAGACCCGGGGAAGCTTGGATGAGTTGCAGAAAAAAcagatgtggagactgaggttggagttagctgagtagaacagggtaaacaggtcctgaggggaatccaaggtagtggtggtgagtaaaatccagagcaaggtagttgggtggtgagatgtggaacaggagacaggagccagagacagagcggtaactgcaatgagaggataaacggtgtcaggcagggaaacaggcacagcagAGTAACAGGATCTTGAATAATCATAAATGGATAGAATCatgaactgactgagcagagattacgatctggcagagtggaagaggcaggactgagtatttgaagaggtcttgattatggaacgagttgcagctggtagggttctgctctgactccagcacacctgtctccaaccacacaatcacacagagagggagagagagagtgtacagaggaagtaactgcaggtcaagaagacaccggattaacaccagagggcgtagcaggagcagatgtgacagtaactgagtcaggtttgtaggcatcatTGCTCGTAaatttctgcccacaaatgttcaatgggattgaggtcagggctttgtgatggacactccaacaccttgcctttgttgtccttaagccattttgccacaactctggaagtatgcttggggtcattgtccatttggaagacccatttgcaaccaagctttaacttcctgactgatgtcttgagatgttgcttcaatatatccacatcattttcctccctcatgatgccagctattttgtgaagtgcaccagtcccataacatgatgctgccactcccgtgcgtcacggttgggatggtcttcctcggcttgcaaacctccccctttttcctcaaaacataacgatggtcattatggccaaacagttctatttttgtttcatcagaccagaggacattgctccaaaaagtatgatctttgttcccatgtgcagtagcaaaccgtagtctggcttttttatggtggttttggagcagtggcttcttccttgatgagtggcctttcaggttatgtcgatataggactcgttttactgtggatagagatacttttgtacctgtttcctccagcatcttcacaaggtcctttgctgttgttctgggattgatttgcacttttcgcaccaaagtacgttcatctctaggagacagaacgcgtctccttcctgagtggtatgacggctgcgtggtccaatggtgtttatacttgcgtactattgtttgtacagatgaacgtggtaccttcaggcatttggaaattgctcccaaggatgaaccagacttgtggaggtctaccatttttttcctgaggtcctggctgatt includes the following:
- the LOC139571089 gene encoding uncharacterized protein isoform X2; its protein translation is MPLNDFCSFVKAPRVWLKWHVSSAPSLQRAAGMTRPFREHSGTHSLRPSKTSWCPERSLLDLMNSFFSLSALTTVSGSVGGRGEVLKKISGYIQEQNEKIYAPRGLLLTDPVERGMRVIEVSVFEDRGSSGSSPSSNVSSGISQR